From one Thermomicrobiales bacterium genomic stretch:
- a CDS encoding ATP-binding protein has translation MDSGSRDDLGVVTEGSFSAGLTVRLNGGSAEDLQVGSFVVLEGERDRYFSLVNDLQLRMTDPGVAADPPVESEFIRESLRGIHTFTAATVRPSLVVEGKDDVLGAGPRAVRTIPSHFARMRRARAEDFDVVFGQEGDERFSVGSPIAMDDAKVTIDLRKLIERPSGIFGQTGTGKSVLTRLILFGLIRANISSALIFDMHDEYADERRDKPGIPGLRDLFDSTQVKVYSLDRSSPRVDYHIQIGMNHIEPEDIELLRDELDLTDTFSATTFLLKKAFGKRWLSTLLGMDGEGAKAFVAQTGAHEGAVDALRRKLLYLPERDYIVNDATADPVRDIVQHLRAGRHVVIQFGGYDSLRDYMLVTNLLTRRIHSEYREDANRSRAMQTPDSSRPLVVVLEEAHKFLSPSAARQSIFGTIAREMRKFNVSLMVVDQRPSQIDSEVMSQLATRVSGLLTDEQDIAAVLSGTGDRAGLRSMLASLEPSQQCLVVGHAIPMPMIVRTREYGRALRDDSIRRTRPDPRLGMEVLTGGRPRRSE, from the coding sequence ATGGATTCTGGCAGCCGCGACGACCTCGGCGTCGTGACCGAGGGTAGTTTCAGTGCGGGCCTGACTGTCCGGCTGAACGGCGGTTCGGCTGAAGATCTGCAGGTTGGCAGTTTCGTCGTTCTCGAAGGAGAGCGCGATCGCTATTTCAGCCTCGTAAATGATCTGCAGTTGCGAATGACTGACCCTGGTGTTGCTGCCGACCCGCCCGTTGAAAGCGAGTTCATCCGCGAATCGCTCCGCGGTATCCACACGTTTACTGCCGCAACGGTCCGACCCAGCCTCGTTGTCGAAGGCAAGGATGACGTACTGGGAGCAGGGCCTCGCGCGGTCCGGACCATTCCGTCGCACTTCGCCCGAATGCGCCGCGCCCGCGCGGAAGACTTCGATGTTGTCTTCGGGCAGGAGGGGGACGAACGATTCTCGGTCGGTTCGCCGATCGCGATGGATGACGCGAAAGTCACAATCGACCTCCGAAAGCTAATTGAGCGACCGAGCGGCATCTTCGGCCAGACTGGCACCGGCAAGAGCGTCCTGACGCGCCTGATCCTCTTCGGCCTGATCCGGGCCAATATCTCGTCTGCTCTGATCTTCGACATGCATGATGAGTACGCAGATGAGCGCCGGGACAAGCCCGGCATACCCGGCCTGCGCGATCTCTTCGACTCGACGCAGGTGAAGGTCTACAGCCTCGATCGCAGTAGCCCACGAGTCGATTACCACATCCAGATCGGCATGAATCACATCGAGCCAGAGGATATCGAGCTATTGCGCGACGAGCTCGACCTCACTGATACCTTCAGCGCCACGACGTTCCTGTTGAAAAAGGCGTTCGGGAAGCGATGGCTCTCCACCCTCCTCGGGATGGACGGAGAGGGAGCGAAGGCGTTTGTCGCACAGACTGGAGCCCACGAAGGCGCGGTAGATGCGCTACGACGAAAGCTGCTGTATCTCCCGGAACGGGACTACATCGTCAATGACGCAACCGCCGATCCAGTTCGCGACATTGTCCAGCATCTTCGGGCTGGCCGGCACGTCGTGATCCAGTTTGGTGGCTACGACAGCCTGCGGGACTACATGCTCGTAACGAATCTGCTGACGCGTCGGATACACAGCGAGTACCGCGAGGATGCCAACCGGTCCCGAGCGATGCAAACTCCCGATTCCTCTCGTCCGCTCGTCGTTGTGCTGGAAGAAGCCCACAAGTTTCTGAGCCCGTCGGCGGCTCGGCAGTCGATCTTCGGCACGATTGCTCGCGAGATGCGCAAGTTCAATGTGTCGCTCATGGTCGTCGATCAGCGCCCGAGTCAGATCGACTCCGAGGTGATGTCGCAACTTGCGACTCGTGTCAGTGGATTGTTGACCGACGAGCAGGACATCGCCGCTGTCCTGAGTGGCACTGGCGATCGGGCCGGCTTGCGCTCGATGCTCGCCAGTCTCGAGCCGTCTCAACAGTGCCTCGTCGTCGGCCATGCGATTCCGATGCCAATGATCGTTCGCACGAGAGAATATGGACGCGCGCTGCGCGATGATTCCATCCGCAGGACGCGGCCAGACCCGCGGCTGGGGATGGAAGTATTGACGGGTGGGCGACCGAGGAGGTCTGAATAA
- a CDS encoding exonuclease SbcCD subunit D, with protein MRLIHFSDLHLGVDNHGALDPETGLSTRVLDFLRVFDLILDRAIADRVDAVLFTGDAFKNRDPSPTLQREFARRVLRLSQADIPIVILVGNHDLPNVASRATPVEIYGVLEIQGVYVSRSIERLNVATRSGPLQIVTLPWIPRSGLLGVREYRELDDLALDRETQQLVSEAIADKLRGIDPTQPSVLMAHVSIQGASLGQEQSIMLGKDITVGRDDVHARSFDYVALGHIHKHQVIGTHPPVVYAGSPERIDFGEEREPKGYVIVDIENGSDGRETQFEFVELPARRFRTLRIEARGDTPDAQVTREIERAGRDIRDAIVRCLIEVDTGRERGVVVADVRKALLAAGASHVAHVVVESETTARARVAVSDEVARDAAQMLERWVEQKQYDARLTERVLARGREMIARRRQDESGEAD; from the coding sequence GTGCGATTGATTCATTTCTCCGACCTCCATCTGGGCGTCGACAACCACGGCGCGCTCGACCCCGAGACCGGCCTCTCGACCCGAGTTCTTGATTTCCTGCGGGTATTCGATCTGATCCTGGATCGAGCGATTGCCGATCGAGTCGACGCGGTGCTGTTCACGGGTGATGCGTTCAAGAATCGCGACCCTAGTCCGACCTTGCAGCGCGAGTTCGCCCGCCGAGTCCTGCGACTTTCGCAGGCTGATATCCCGATCGTGATCCTGGTCGGCAACCACGATCTGCCCAATGTTGCGAGTCGAGCGACCCCGGTCGAGATCTACGGCGTGCTCGAGATTCAGGGTGTCTACGTCAGCCGATCGATCGAACGGCTCAACGTAGCCACTCGCTCCGGGCCACTGCAGATCGTCACGCTCCCCTGGATTCCTCGATCGGGCCTGCTGGGTGTGCGGGAGTATCGGGAGTTGGATGATCTGGCGCTGGATCGAGAGACCCAGCAACTCGTGTCCGAGGCGATCGCGGATAAGCTCCGCGGGATCGACCCGACGCAACCCTCGGTCCTGATGGCGCATGTCAGCATACAAGGCGCGTCGCTGGGGCAGGAGCAGTCGATCATGCTCGGCAAGGACATTACGGTTGGACGTGACGACGTCCATGCCCGCTCGTTCGACTACGTCGCATTGGGGCATATCCATAAGCACCAGGTGATTGGCACGCATCCGCCGGTGGTCTATGCGGGGAGTCCGGAGAGGATTGACTTCGGCGAGGAACGCGAGCCGAAAGGGTATGTCATCGTCGATATTGAAAACGGCTCGGACGGGCGAGAGACGCAGTTCGAGTTTGTGGAGCTGCCGGCCCGCCGGTTTCGCACGCTCCGCATCGAGGCGCGCGGTGACACGCCGGACGCTCAAGTCACCCGTGAGATCGAAAGGGCCGGCCGTGATATCCGGGATGCGATCGTCCGTTGCCTCATCGAGGTCGACACTGGACGCGAGCGCGGGGTCGTCGTCGCAGATGTCCGCAAGGCGTTGCTCGCGGCTGGGGCATCGCACGTTGCCCACGTCGTGGTCGAGAGTGAGACCACTGCGCGCGCGCGTGTCGCTGTGAGCGACGAGGTGGCTCGTGACGCCGCGCAGATGCTCGAACGGTGGGTCGAGCAGAAGCAGTATGATGCGCGACTGACAGAACGAGTGTTGGCCAGGGGTCGCGAGATGATCGCGCGACGGCGACAAGATGAATCAGGGGAGGCTGACTAA